The Paraclostridium bifermentans genome window below encodes:
- a CDS encoding amidase family protein gives MKKFLKYSLIAIIIIIVIVGFNFKNIVAKFNSFIIESNINNQIKMQYDDKKVTKSKNDININQFQAELSQMSDLKFRNIDKLVSNATIKDIQSLYDSKKLTCEDLVVYYLKRIEKYDINKLNSIIELNPDAIKIAKEKDQGIKSGKLYGIPITLKANIGTSDKMHTTAGSYALRDSVLDEDSFVVKKLREEGAIILGKTNLSEFANYMTTKSSNGYSALGGQTQNPYGKFDVGGSSSGSASSVASGFSVASIGTETAGSIVYPSSQNSVVGIKPSIGLVSRNRIIPIAESQDTAGVISKHVEDSALILNSIYGYDLNDPVTIKSKNLNEDYTHYLNNNSLKGIKVAMLKPISARNEELKIFERTEKELKDMGAQVKIVSFSDNINKVKMNEALEAGFKFDIDKYLKIAKVDGVNSLQDIIDINKQDLENRAPYGQDLLEKSLENKTTPEEYNKLIESNKKIASKEIDTILKSSDVIVSLSNQAAIAYAPAGYPALTVPAGYKSNGEPVGITFVGSMFEEGKLFNIANIYEGDTQYRKNPSLK, from the coding sequence GTGAAAAAATTTTTAAAATATTCATTAATTGCAATTATTATTATTATTGTTATTGTAGGTTTTAATTTCAAAAATATAGTTGCAAAGTTTAATTCTTTTATAATTGAAAGTAACATAAACAATCAAATTAAAATGCAGTATGATGATAAAAAAGTCACTAAATCAAAAAATGATATTAATATAAATCAATTTCAAGCAGAATTATCTCAAATGAGTGATTTAAAATTTAGAAATATTGATAAATTAGTGTCAAATGCTACTATAAAAGACATACAATCTTTATATGATTCGAAAAAACTTACTTGTGAAGATTTAGTTGTATATTATTTAAAAAGAATTGAAAAATACGATATAAACAAGCTTAATTCAATAATAGAGTTAAATCCTGATGCAATTAAAATTGCAAAAGAAAAAGATCAAGGAATTAAATCAGGAAAACTATACGGTATTCCAATAACGTTAAAAGCAAACATAGGAACTTCGGATAAAATGCATACAACTGCAGGTTCTTACGCTTTAAGAGATTCTGTTTTAGACGAAGATTCTTTTGTTGTTAAAAAGTTAAGAGAGGAAGGTGCAATTATCCTAGGAAAAACTAATCTTAGTGAATTTGCAAACTATATGACTACAAAATCTTCTAATGGGTATTCAGCTTTAGGGGGTCAAACGCAAAATCCTTATGGAAAGTTTGATGTTGGTGGGTCTAGTTCTGGATCAGCATCATCTGTTGCAAGTGGATTCTCAGTAGCATCCATAGGAACTGAAACAGCAGGGTCTATAGTTTACCCATCTAGTCAAAATTCAGTTGTAGGAATAAAACCATCTATTGGACTAGTTAGTAGAAATAGAATAATACCTATAGCAGAATCACAAGATACAGCTGGTGTAATATCTAAACATGTTGAGGATTCTGCTTTAATCCTAAATTCTATATATGGATATGATTTAAATGATCCTGTTACTATTAAATCTAAAAATTTAAATGAAGATTACACACACTATCTAAACAATAATTCTTTAAAAGGTATAAAAGTTGCTATGCTTAAACCTATTTCAGCTAGAAATGAAGAACTTAAAATCTTTGAAAGAACAGAAAAAGAACTAAAAGATATGGGGGCTCAAGTTAAAATTGTTTCATTTAGTGATAATATAAATAAGGTAAAGATGAATGAAGCGTTAGAGGCTGGATTTAAATTCGACATAGATAAATATCTAAAAATCGCTAAAGTAGATGGGGTAAATAGCTTACAAGATATAATTGATATTAACAAACAAGACCTTGAAAATAGAGCTCCTTATGGACAGGATTTATTAGAGAAATCTTTAGAGAATAAGACTACGCCAGAAGAATATAATAAACTAATTGAATCCAATAAAAAAATAGCAAGCAAGGAAATAGATACTATATTAAAAAGCTCAGATGTAATAGTTTCATTAAGTAATCAAGCTGCCATAGCATATGCACCTGCTGGTTATCCAGCTCTTACAGTTCCTGCTGGCTATAAAAGTAACGGAGAGCCAGTCGGCATTACTTTTGTAGGCTCAATGTTTGAAGAAGGTAAACTATTTAATATAGCTAATATATATGAAGGTGATACTCAGTATAGAAAAAATCCAAGCTTAAAATAA